CGGGAATGGCGAACCACAGCCGCCGGTTATTGGGCGCCTCCTCGAGCTCGACGAGTTCGGCCATCGCCATCACATGTCCTGACATGGCGTGCCCACCGATTTCGTCGCCGAAGCGGGCCGCGCGCTCTATATTGACGCAGTCGCCCTCCTGCAATGCACCAAGATTGGTCAGACGCAACGTTTCTCGCATCAGATCGAAGCTGACATGCGCGCCCTCGATTGCGGTGACCGTCAAGCAGACGCCATTATGGGCAACCGAGGCCCCGATCGTCAGCCCTTGACGAAGCGTCTCGTCCAATGCCACCACATGGATACGGAAATCCTGCTTCTCGATGACCGACACCAGCGTAGCCGTGCCTTGTACGATTCCAGTAAACATCCGAATGGCTCCCAGCGGGCGGTTTTGTTGCGTAGTCTAGAGATAGAGAGGTGGGGGCGTCTATTCTCGACGCGCCTCGCACTGGAACATGGCATGTTTTTTAATCGTAAAGTGCGATTTTTCAGCAAAATCTTCTATAAAGAGTTGGCTATCAGGGCTCTTATACCAAAGTCGTTGACACCTCATATACCGCCCACTACCATTCAGCACACATATTTCAGGCGCCGATTTGAACCCGGATTGCGGGCGCCCTCGCCATCGGTATAGCCGCTGGCGGGAAGTGCAGCTAAAAGGGTGTGTCCAGCGTTGATGGCCACCCGCCAGGGTGGCTTTTTTTTGCCGCCTGAGCCGCCCAGCCCCACCGGGATCTTCCGCCCAGCCACGCGACGGAATCATGATCCGACTCAATAACGTAACCAAGACCTATGGTAGTGGCCCCAGTGCCGTAGAGGCACTCAAGGACGTGAACCTGCACGTGCCCGAGGGGAGCATCTATGGCGTCATCGGCCTCTCTGGCGCCGGCAAATCGACACTGATTCGCTGTGTCAATCTGCTCGAGCGGCCGACCTCGGGCAGCGTCGAAGTGGGTGGCCAGGAGCTGACCGCGCTCAGCGGCAGTGCCCTCAATCAGGCGCGCCATCAGATCGGCATGATCTTCCAGCACTTCAATCTGCTCGCCTCACGTACCGTATTCGCCAATGTCGCTCTCCCGCTGGAGCTGATGGGCGTCAAGAAGAGCGATATCCGCGAACGCGTAGCGCCACTGCTCGAGCTGGTCGGTCTCGCCGACAAGACGGATCAATACCCGGCACAACTCTCCGGTGGCCAGAAGCAGCGTGTCGCCATCGCACGGGCCCTGGCCAGCCGCCCCAAGGTGCTACTGTGCGACGAGGCCACCTCGGCGTTGGATCCACAGACCACCGGTTCGATCCTGGAGCTCTTGCAGGACATCAACCGCCGTCTGGGGCTGACCATTCTATTGATTACTCATGAGATGTCGGTGGTCAAGAGCATCTGCCATCGTGTCGGCCTGATCTCCGGCGGGAAGTTGGTGGAGGAGGCGGAAGTCGGCGACTTCTTCACCGCACCGAGCACCCGGCTGGGCCGCGACTTCATCAATCAGTTCCTGCAGCTGGAGCCCCCGCAAGCGCTGGTCGCTCGCCTTCAGGCACAGCCCGGTGAACATACCCACCCGGTGGTGCGCCTAGCCTTTTCCGGGGATGCCGTGGCCACACCATTGATTTCACGGCTGGCGCGGGAGTGCGGTGTCGATGTCAGCATTCTCCAAGCCAAGGTCGAATCGATCCGTGAACGCACCCTGGGCTTGATGATTGCCGAATTGATCGGCTCGGCGCAGAAGACCCGCGCAGCGATCGACTATCTCGAAAGTCATGATCTACACGTGGAGGTATTGGGCCATGTCCAACGCGATGCTTGAGCTGATCTTCCGGGCAACGCTCGACACTCTCTATATGGTGGGAATAGCGGGACTAATCTCCGCCCTGCTGGGCGTGCCGCTCGGCGTGCTACTGTATGTCACCCGCCCTCGGCAGATCCTTGCCCAGCCGGTTCTGAACCGTGTGCTGGGCATGGTGACCAACATTGGCCGCTCGGTCCCCTTCATCATTCTGATGGTAGCGATCATTCCCTTTACACGCATGATCGTCGGAACCTCGATCGGCACCAATGCGGCCATCGTCCCACTGACCATTGCCGCCATTCCCTTCGTTGCCCGCCTGGTCGAAGGGGCGCTGAACGAGATATCGCCGGGCCTGATCGAAGCCGCCCAGTCGATGGGCGCCACCCCCTATCAGATCATCACCAAGGTGCTGCTTCCCGAAGCCAAGGGGGGGATCATCACCGGCCTGACCATCACCGCGGTCACCCTGGTCAGCTATTCGGCAATGGCCGGCGCAATCGGTGGCGGCGGCCTGGGCGATCTGGGCATCCGCTATGGCTACAACCGCTTCGATCCCACGGTCATGCTGATCACCGTGGTGATCCTGGTGGTCATGGTGCAGGGCTTCCAGAGCCTTGGCGACTATCTGGTCCGCCGCGCCGATCACAAATAACTCACAAATCAGACGGCTTATGGTCCCCGATCATGGCGTGAGTCATGACTTGCAACGCAACAAGGCCGCCCCGATATTCCAGCGGCCAACATTCGCTTCCAAGGAAGCTTCAGGAGAGAACACATGCGAGACACGCTGACCCACCTTCTACGCCCGAGCCGTCTGCTGGGTGCCGCCACGCTGCTCGGCGCTGCCCTCCTGGCAGGCTGCGGTGACGACTCCAATGGCGATGGCGGTTCGATCCGCATCGGCACCGTCGCCGGTCCCGAGACCGAGGTGATGGAGGTCGCTGCACGCATCGCCAAGGAGGAGTACGATCTCGACGTCGAGATCATCGAGTTCACCGATTACATCTCGCCCAATGCCGCCCTCGCCGATGGCAGCCTGGATGCCAATGCCTACCAGCACGAGCCCTACCTGCAGAGCATGGTCGAAGATCGCAACTATGACTTCGCCATTGCCGGGCGCACCTTCGTCTATCCGATAGGGGCCTACTCCGAGCGCCACGCCAGCATCGACGACCTTCCCGAGCGCGCCATGATCGCCCTGCCCAACGACCCGTCGAACGAAGGCCGCGCACTGATCCTGATGCACAACGAAGGCATGATCGAGCTCGACGATCCCAACAACCTCGAAGCCACCCCGATCAACGTGATCAGCAACCCGCACAACTTCCGCTTCCGTGAAATCGAGGCAGCACAACTGCCGCGGGTGCTGCCGGATGTCGATCTGGCCTTCATCAACAACACCTTTGCCCAGCCCGCCGGTCTCAACCTGGCCGACGATGCGCTGCTCCGCGAAGGCCCCGAGTCCCCCTACGTCAACCTGATCGTGGTGCGCGGTGGCGACCAGGAGCGCGAGGAGATCCAGCAATTGGTCAGCGCCTATCAGCGCGATGAAGTGGCCGCAAAGGCCGAAGAACTGTTCCAGGGCAGCGCCATTCCTGGCTGGGAGTGAGTCAGCGCTAATCCAGTCCACACGAGCCGGCGATGTCGCCGGCTCGTTTCGTTAAAGCGAAACGGCAACCGAAACAGGAGCCGACGATGATCGACTACTCCTTACTTGCACGGCAGCTCGTATCTCTGCTCGACAGCCGCGACGCCCTCGTCAACAGCGCCCAGACCTGCGCCTTCATCATGCAGGAGATCCCCGACCTCAACTGGGCCGGCTTCTATCTTCAGCGTGAGGAGAACGTGCTGATGCTGGGCCCTTTCCAAGGCAAACCCGCCTGCAATCCCATCCCCTTCAGCAAGGGGGTATGCGGCATGGCGGCGCGTACGCGCCAGACGCAGCGCATCGAAGATGTACACGCCGTGGCCGACCACATCGCCTGCGACGCGGCATCGCGCTCCGAACTGGTCGTGCCGATAGTGGTGGGAGAGCGACTATGGGGCGTGCTCGACTTGGATAGCCCACGCCAGGGGCGCTTCATGCATGAGGATCAGACGGGCATTGAAGCATTGGTAGCGCGCTTCGCCGCCGCCACGGATCTCGAATTCTGGCCCTGAGCATTGCCGCGCCTGACAATCCGAGCACATACGAAAACACCCCGAGCACTGACGCTCGGGGTGTGGAGTCTGGTAGGACCAAGCGGATTTGAACCGCTGACCTCCACGATGTCAACGTGGCGCTCTAACCAAGGATTTGAACCGCTGACCTCCACGATGTCAACGTGGCGCTCTAACCAACTGAGCTATGGTCCTACTGTCTTGCCTGACAACGGATGCGTATTCTACGGCTTCGCGTCAGGAATGCAAGTATCTAGTAAAAATTCCCACTGATCATGAGGTTGGAGATGCCGACTTGACGCGCCCCACTGCATCCAGCCAGCCCCTATAGAGTCGTTCGCGCTCCTCCTCGCCCATTGATGGTGTAAAGGTGCGCTCGCAGCGCCATAGCCTGGCAATCTCATCGAGATCCTTGTACCAGCCAAGGCGCAACCCCGCCAGATAGGCGGCCCCCAGTGCCGTCGTCTCAAGCACCGTGGGTCGATCCACCTTAACTCCCAGCATGTCGGCGAGAAATTGGATCAGCCAGTTGTTGCTGACCATGCCACCGTCGACACGCAACGTATCGGTGGTGGCTGCCATGTCGTCACTCATGCACACCTGTAGATCGCGAGTCTGGTAGCACACCGCCTGGAGGCCGGCCGCGACGATCTCGGCAATGCCGGTATCGCGGGTCAGCCCGAGAATCGCCCCCCGCGCCTGGGGATCCCAGTGAGGCGCCCCAAGGCCGGTAAAGGCCGGGACCAGATAGACGCTATGACCGGCACGAGTCTGTCCCGCCAGCGCTTCGGTCTCGGTGGCCTCGGCGAACAGCTTGAGACCATCGCGCAGCCACTGCACGGTCGCCCCGGCAACGAAGATGCTCCCCTCCATGGCATAGGTCGGCTTGCCATTCAGCCGATAGGCGATCGTGGTCAGCAAGCGATTGCGCGAGGTTTCGGCCTTCTCCCCGGTATTGACGACCAAAAAGCAGCCGGTCCCATAGGTGCTCTTGCCCATCCCAGGTTCGAAGCAGGCCTGCCCGAACAATGCCGCCTGCTGGTCCCCCGCCACGCCGGCAATCGGGAGCGGTCGTCCCAGAAACGACGCCTCGGCGGTGCCGAAATCGTCACTCGAGTCCTTGACCTCGGGTAGTAGCTTGGCGGGAATCCCGAACAGACCGAGCAGGTCGTCATCCCACCGCTGGGAATGGATATTGAACAGTGCCGTTCGCGAGGCGTTGGTGGCATCGGTGACATGTTGCCTGCCGCCGGTGAGGCGCCAGATCAGGAAGGTGTCGACGGTGCCGAACGCCAGCTCGCCGCGTTCGGCACGCTCCCGCGCGCCGTCGACATGCTCGAGTAGCCAGGCCAGCTTGGAAGCCGAAAAGTAGGGGTCGATCAATAGCCCCGTACGCTCCTGTAGCAACTTGCCATGTCCGGCATCACTAAGTCGCTGACACTCGCTTGCCGTGCGCCGATCCTGCCAGACGATGGCATTGTGCAGCGCCTTGCCTGTCTGCCGGTCCCACAGCAGCGTCGTTTCGCGCTGATTGGTGATGCCGATGCCGACGATCTCCTCGACGCCAATACCCGCCTGCTCGAGGGTATCGCGGCAGGTCCTCTCCACGCTCGTCCAGATATCCTCGGGATCGTGCTCGATCCAGCCATCGCGGGGAAAGTGCTGAGGAAACTCGTGCTGCGAGGTGGACACGGGCTGCCCCGAGCGGTCGAAGAGAATCGCCCGCGAGCTGGTGGTGCCCTGGTCGATAGCAAGCAGATAGTTGGCCATGGAGAACCCTACGTCTCGATGTTCGTTTATGATCATCAAGGGTAATGCAATGCGTTCGAAATGCTCTAGGACTTTCGGCGCCTATCCAAGCTGCTTACAATGAGCCATCCACTGGGAGCGCACATGAACCAACAACAACGCCAGGATGCCATCGTCGAACTCGTCAAGCGGCAGGGATATGCCACGATCGAGCAGCTGACCAGCGATTTCGACGTCACGCCCCAGACCATACGCCGCGATCTGAACAATCTTGCCGCCGAAGGGCTGATCCGCCGGGTCCATGGTGGCGCAGGACTCGAATCGAGTACCGTCAATACCGCCTACAGCACCCGCAAGACCCTCAACCTCGACGCCAAGCGACGTATCGCGACGATGCTGGCAAGCTTCATACCCAATGACGCCTCACTGTTCATCAACATCGGCACCAGCAACGAGATCGTGGCCGAGGCGCTGAAGGAGCATCGCGGACTCGAGATCATTACCAACAACCTGAATGTGGCCGCCGCCCTTCAACACAAGGAGGACTTCACGGTGATCGTCGCCGGAGGTCAGGTGAGGTCGCGTGATGGCGGGATCATCGGCGAGGCGACCATCGATTTCATCAATCAGTTCAAGGTCGATTTCGGCATCATCGGCATCAGTGGCATCGATGAGGATGGCTCGCTACTCGAATTCGACTATCAGGAGGTGCGTGTCGCTCAGGCGATCATTCGCAACTCGCGCCAGGTCTACCTGGCTGCCGATCACTCCAAGTTCCACCGCAACCCCGTCGTTCGACAGGGCAACATTTCCCAGCTGGATGCGCTGTTTACCGACCGCCGGCCCAGCGATGGCATCTGCCGGTTGCTCGAGAGCAACGACGTCGCCCTGCATATCGCCTGACCGGGCTCCCCTCACCTGACGCGCTACCCTCTCTTTGTCAGCTCACCGCACCGCTTCATCAGCGCATATCATGGACACTCCATGGCGCTTTCTCTTGCGTGATGTTCGATTCAGGCTAGAATGTTTTCGTAATCGAAAACACTAAGCTTGATAGCGAACATCCCTAGGAGGGGCGCCCATGGCTGCAAGCCCAACTTCAGCGCTTCTGGATCTGTACATCATCGGTGGCGGCATCAATGGTACCGGCATCGCCAACGATGCGGCGGGACGAGGCCTGGCGGTCGGACTCTGCGAGCAGGCGGACCTGGCAAGCGCCACCTCCTCGGCCAGCAGCAAGTTGATCCATGGCGGTTTGCGCTATCTCGAGCATCGCGAGTTCCGCCTGGTCAGAGAAGCACTGCGCGAACGTGAGGTGCTACTGAAGAAAGCCCCACACATCGTTTGGCCACTGCGCTTCATCCTGCCCCATCAGCCACACTTGCGCCCGGCCTGGATGATTCGCGCCGGACTCTTCCTCTACGACCACCTAGGCAAGCGCGACAGCCTACCCGGCTCCAGGCGGCTGCGCTTCGATAGCAGCAGCCCACTCAAGCCAACCATCACCCAGGGCTTCGAATACTCTGACTGCTGGGTCGACGATGCGCGGCTGGTGGTGCTCAATGCCCTGCAGGCGCAGCAGCAGAGTGCCGAGATTCTAGTGCGGACGCGCTGTATCGATGCCCGACAGGAGCAGGATCATTGGCACATCACCCTTGAGGATCGCGATACCGGCAAGCAATTCGTGCGCCATGCCAAGGTGCTGGTCAATGCCGCTGGCCCATGGGTGGAGTCCTTCATCCGCGGCCAGACCACGCGCCAGTCGCGCTACGGGATTCGCATGATCCAGGGCAGCCACCTGGTGGTACCCCGTCTGCATGACGATGAACGCGCCTACATCCTGCAGAACAAGGATGGCCGCATCGTCTTCGTACTGCCCTATCAGCAGGGCTTCAGCCTGATCGGCACTACGGATCGGCGTTATACTGGCGATCCAGCCAAGGTGGCGATCACCCCTGAGGAGACCGACTATATTCTTGAGGTGGTAAACGATCACTTCCAGCAAGCACTCACCCGGGAAGATGTCGTGGCCACCTACGCTGGCGTACGCCCACTCTGCGACGATGAGTGCGCCGACCCCTCCGCCATGACCCGTGACTATACGCTTGACCTCGACAGGCGACCGGGCGAGCCGCTGATGCTGTCGGTATTCGGCGGCAAGATTACGACCTATCGCAAGCTCGCCGAAGCGACCATGCAGTTGCTTGGCGAGACGTTCCCCGACATGGGGCCGGCATGGACTGCCCAGGCGCTTCTGCCGGGGGGCGATATCGGTACTCAAGAGGCGTTTGTCGCCCGGCTGCTGCGTGACTATCCCTTCCTGGGTGAAGCGAGAGCCAGACGCTTCGCCTCGAGCTACGGCAGTCTCTGCCTGCGGTTCCTTGACGGCTGCAGCAGCGAAGAGGCGTTGGGGGAGCACTTCGGTGCCGGCCTGACCGAAGCCGAGGTGGCCTATCTCACCGAAGTCGAGTGGGCGCACAATACCGATGACGTGCTATGGCGCCGTTCCAAGCTCGGTCTGCGTGTGAATCAGGCCGAACGTGAACGGCTCGATGCCTATATTGCCAAGTGCCGCCAACGTTGTGCCGCTTGACCCGCTTAGGGAAACAGCCACTGAGCCAGGAAGACGAAGAACGGCACGGTGACACAACTCAGCAGTGTGGAGACCAGCACGCCTTGGGCGGCGAACTCGGGCCGGTTGTTATACTGCAGTGCGAACAGCGCACTGTTGCGCGACATGGGAAACGCACTGGCAATCAGCAGGGCCTGGGCAACGGTCCCTTCAAGACCCACCAGAAAGATCACACCGATGGCGATCAATGGCGCCACCAGCAGACGTCCTGCCACCATGAGGAAAAACAGCGGTGAGAGCTCCTTGATCGCCGGATGGGCCACCTGAGCTCCCAGCACCAGCAGCGCCAGGGCGATGAAGGCATCCGATACCTGCTGCAGAGGCACCGTCAGCGGTGTCGGCAGCTCCCAGTCGAATAGATAGAAGGCGAGCCCCAGCAACAATGCATAGAGCACTGGCGCCTTGCCAAGTTCGAGCAGATTCTTTCCCAGGCTGGTCGTTTGCGAGGAGGCAGAAGTCATCACGCCGTAGGTATAGGTAAGCAGGTTCTGGAACATCAGCACCGTGATCTGTACCGAGACCCCGACTGGATTGCCCGCGAATACCAACTGACTGACCGGCAAGCCAAAGTTGCCGGAGTTCATCAACACAATGCCATTCTTGAACATAGGGACCAGTTCCCTATCCATCTTTGTCGCCTTGGCGAACAAAGCGGTAAGTGCTGCCAGGACAAGAAATTGCAGAATCAGGAAGCCACCAATCTCGAGCAGTTGCGAGACCTCCATCTCATTGCGCACGAGATTGTTGAACACCACCACCGGCAGGAACAGATAGGTCAGCAGGATGGAGAGTGTTGGCAAGTGAAAGCGGAACAGACGATGCAGGAAGGCGCCCATCCCCAGTAGAATGAAGATCGGCAGCATGATCTCCACGATGATTTCGCGCATGACCCACAGCATGTGTATCCCCGCTTGCTGAAAAGCCCGGGAGTATAGCTCATGAGCTGATGCCGATATACAAGCGGCGCAACCATCGGAATGCGCCGCAAATGTATTTCCTACACCTTAGACGTGTCGAGCCAGGACTCGACACGACAGGCTCAACCGGGAATGCCGCCTTCGGTTAGCTTGGCCGGATCCAACAGCTTTTCCAGCTCATCGCGGCTCAGGTCGGTCTCCTCCTGAGCCACATCGACAATCGGTCGTCCGGCCTGGTAGGCCTTCTTGGCGACGGCCGCGGCAGCGTTATAGCCGATGACCGAGTTGAGCGCCGTCACCAGGATGGGGTTGCGCGACAGCGGTGCCTGGATATTGTCCTGGCGAACCTTGAAGGTAGCGATGGCCCGGTCGGCCAGCAGCCGGCTGACGTTGCTCATCAGCTTGATCGAGGTGAGCAGATTGTTGGCGATCAGGGGCAGCATCACGTTCAATTGGAAGTTGCCGCTCTGCCCCGCCACCGTGATTGCCGTGTCCAGTCCAATGACCTGAGCCGCCGCCTGGGCTGCCGACTCGGGAATCACCGGATTGACCTTGCCGGGCATGATCGAGCTGCCGGGCTGCAGTGCCTCGAGTTCGATCTCGCCTAGCCCGGCCAGGGGCCCGGAGTTCATCCAGCGTAGATCGTTACTGATCTTCATCACCACGCAGGCGTAGCTGCGCAGATGGCCGGAGAGCTCCACGGCGGCATCCTGCGACGCCAATCCCGCAAAGAAACTGTCGTTGGGCGTCAGCGCCAGCCCCGTGTGTTGAGCAAGGGCATCGGCCATGCGCTTGGCGAACGCCGGGTGGGCGTTGATGCCGGTTCCCACCGCCGTGCCCCCCTGGGCAAGCCGCGAAAGTCGCCGCTGACCATCCTGCAAGCGTTCGATGGCCTGGGAGACCTGGCTCGACCAAGCGCCGAGCTCTTGGCTCATTCGCACCGGCATGGCATCCATCAGGTGGGTACGCCCGGTCTTGACCACTCCATCCACCTCGCTGGCCTTGGTATCGATCGCCGAGCGCAGATGCTCGAGTGCCGGCATCAGGCTCTCCTGAACCGCCAGCGCTGCCGACAGGTGGATCGCGGTGGGAATCACGTCGTTGCTCGACTGCCCCATGTTGACATGATCGTTGGGGCCGACGTCGAGATCACCCCGCGAAGCAAGGTGCGCGATCACCTCATTGACGTTCATGTTGGTCGAGGTGCCGGAACCGGTCTGGAACACGTCGATGGGGAACTGCTCGTCGTGCTTGCCGTCGAGAATCTCCTGAGCCGCCGTGACGATCGCCTCGGCGCGAGCGGCATCGAGCAAGCCCAGTTCTGCATTGACCTGGGCCGCCGCCAGCTTGATGCGTGCCACGGCATGGACAAAGGCGGCCGGCATCGGCTGGCCACTCACCGGGAAGTTGTTGACCGCACGCTGCGTCTGGGCACCGTAAAGCGCCTGGGCAGGTACCTGCAGCTCGCCCATGCTATCGCGTTCGACACGACTATCGCTCATGACCCTCTCCTGAAGCTTATCCGTCCATGGCATCATGTACGCCGTCCGGCGCATCGCATCATGCCTCGAGTGCAACACCAGCTTATACATTGTAGTAACCCCTTGCGCTTTCAAGGGACAGGGGCCAACAGGGAGAAAAAGATGAAATATTGGATCGTTTTGCTGGCCGTAAGCGTCGTCGTCAGCGGTTGTCAGATCGTCGACCCCGCCCCCTCGCCGCGTATCGATGTGATCGATATCGGCGAGGATGCCGCTCCCGAGGATCGCGTCACGCCTGGGCGCGTCGCCCGTGAGGTCGCCTTTCCCGAACGCGAGTACGCCGCACTGGAAAAACAGGGCAACGCCGCCATTACCGGCCGTCTGACGCTGAACGGCAGCGCGGGTAGCAACGCAAACGTTGCCGTGGCGCCCGTCACCACCTACTCGGCGGAGGCCGCCGAGAAGGCGCTGGCCGGTCAGGCCGTTGAGCCGGCCGATCCGCGCGCCCAGGCCTTCACCCGCCAGACGCGTACCAATGCCGATGGCAACTTCACCGTCAACGGTCTGCCTGCAGGCGAGTACTATGTCTCGGCCAGCATCACACCGCCAGGCGGCCAGCCACGCGTCGTCATCAATCAGGTTCGCGTCGGGGCGGGCCAAACCGTCAGGGTCAACCTGAGCCGCTGAGCGTCAGGTTCATGGCAGCGGCGAGATAGCCGCCGTCATGCGGCGGATGAACGCCGCCGTCCTGCCGGGATGGGTAAGTGGCAGCATATGACCGGCCCCCGACACCACCTCCTTGTCCAGCTGGACAAGCTGGGAGGTCAAGGGGAACAGGTTGTCGTCGGGATCGAGGAGGTTGTCGTCGGTGCCGTAGAGCACGCCGACCGGCATCGCCAGCTCGCCATAACGCTGCGTCATTGCCGGCAGAGCATGGTTAACGGCGACCAGGTCCAGCGATGACGTATAGGAGTGGGAGGGCCGCAGCGCCAGCAACCCACCACCGCGCTCGGCGAAATCGCCAGGCGGTCGTTGCGGGGAGAAGGCGCGATTCAACATCGTCTCACCCATTGCCAACCCCATCGGGGTCGCCAGGGTCCATGCCATCACACGGCGCAGCGTGGCCGATTCGGTTGCCATCGGCTGGAAGGAGGCAGGTATCTGCTGCTTGCGCGTCAGTGGCGCCAATAGTGCCAACCCGCCTACGCACTCGGCGTGGTCGAGGGCCAGCTTGAGGGCCAGCGTCCCTCCCAATGAGTGGCCGACAATCAGCGGCGACTCGATCCCCTCCTGGCAAATGAAAGAACTGATGGCCTGAGCCTGCCTACCCAGTGCCGCCGCCTCGTCGCCACGTCGCGTGGAATAGCCCGCACCGGGTCGGTCGATGGCGACCAGGCGATACTCGTGCGAGAGATGATCGAAGAGCGAATAAGTGAAGTGCTGCAGAGCGCCACCCAGCCCATGCAGCAGAATGATCACGGGACCCTCGCCCTTCTCGACCACATGAAGCCGAGCACCGTCGACATCGACGAAGCGCCCCTGGGGCGGCACCTGCGCTTCCACGCGGCGGGCGGTCCATGCGGTGAAGGCGGCCGAGGCCACTCCCAGTGCGGCAATCGAGCCGATACTCCTGATAACCCAAGAGGCGCGCGTCATGCATGACTCTCCCTAGCTGTAGCGACCCTCCTACTCTAGTCGAACATCGCCGAGGAGGGGCGTCTACCAGTCGAGAGATTGCTTGACGAAGGGGATGGTCAACTTGCGCTTGGCCGAGAGCGAAGCGCGATCGAGCGTCTCCAGGGCGTCGAACAGATCGCTCAGCCGACGCGGACCGCGGTGCAGAATATAACGTGCTACCTCATCGGGCAGCTGCATTCCCCTGGCCTGAGCGCGCAGCCGAAGGGCCTCGATGCGACCGGCATCATCAAGCGGCTTGACGTGAAACGTCACCCCCCAGCTCAGCCGAGAGGCCAGGTCGGGCAGCTTGACGTCGAGATGACGCGGTGCGGCATTGCTGGCCACCAGCAGGCGTTTGCCTGCATCGCGCAGCCGATTGAAACAGTGGAAGAGCGCCTCTTCCCAGCGCCGCCGTCCAAGCACTTGGTCGAGGTCATCGATGGCCAGTAGATCGAGCCGCTCGACATCCTCGAGGATGTGCGGAGGAAAGTGGCCAAGCTCGGCCAGGGGCAGATAGAGGGCTCGACTGTCTCGATCCCCTGCTTCGTGGCAGGCCGCCTGAAGCAGGTGGCTGCGCCCGACCCCCTCGCCGCCCCACAGCAACAGGAAGGACTCGCCCTGCGCGTCGAGTTGTTCTCGCAGCGCCTTGACCAGCGCGGCGTTGTCGCCGGCCAGGAAATTACCGAAGGTAGCGTCATCGCGCATACCCACGCCGAGGGGCAATTGCCCGGACCCGGGT
This DNA window, taken from Halomonas sp. TA22, encodes the following:
- a CDS encoding MetQ/NlpA family ABC transporter substrate-binding protein, producing MRDTLTHLLRPSRLLGAATLLGAALLAGCGDDSNGDGGSIRIGTVAGPETEVMEVAARIAKEEYDLDVEIIEFTDYISPNAALADGSLDANAYQHEPYLQSMVEDRNYDFAIAGRTFVYPIGAYSERHASIDDLPERAMIALPNDPSNEGRALILMHNEGMIELDDPNNLEATPINVISNPHNFRFREIEAAQLPRVLPDVDLAFINNTFAQPAGLNLADDALLREGPESPYVNLIVVRGGDQEREEIQQLVSAYQRDEVAAKAEELFQGSAIPGWE
- the glpD gene encoding glycerol-3-phosphate dehydrogenase translates to MAASPTSALLDLYIIGGGINGTGIANDAAGRGLAVGLCEQADLASATSSASSKLIHGGLRYLEHREFRLVREALREREVLLKKAPHIVWPLRFILPHQPHLRPAWMIRAGLFLYDHLGKRDSLPGSRRLRFDSSSPLKPTITQGFEYSDCWVDDARLVVLNALQAQQQSAEILVRTRCIDARQEQDHWHITLEDRDTGKQFVRHAKVLVNAAGPWVESFIRGQTTRQSRYGIRMIQGSHLVVPRLHDDERAYILQNKDGRIVFVLPYQQGFSLIGTTDRRYTGDPAKVAITPEETDYILEVVNDHFQQALTREDVVATYAGVRPLCDDECADPSAMTRDYTLDLDRRPGEPLMLSVFGGKITTYRKLAEATMQLLGETFPDMGPAWTAQALLPGGDIGTQEAFVARLLRDYPFLGEARARRFASSYGSLCLRFLDGCSSEEALGEHFGAGLTEAEVAYLTEVEWAHNTDDVLWRRSKLGLRVNQAERERLDAYIAKCRQRCAA
- the glpK gene encoding glycerol kinase GlpK, translating into MANYLLAIDQGTTSSRAILFDRSGQPVSTSQHEFPQHFPRDGWIEHDPEDIWTSVERTCRDTLEQAGIGVEEIVGIGITNQRETTLLWDRQTGKALHNAIVWQDRRTASECQRLSDAGHGKLLQERTGLLIDPYFSASKLAWLLEHVDGARERAERGELAFGTVDTFLIWRLTGGRQHVTDATNASRTALFNIHSQRWDDDLLGLFGIPAKLLPEVKDSSDDFGTAEASFLGRPLPIAGVAGDQQAALFGQACFEPGMGKSTYGTGCFLVVNTGEKAETSRNRLLTTIAYRLNGKPTYAMEGSIFVAGATVQWLRDGLKLFAEATETEALAGQTRAGHSVYLVPAFTGLGAPHWDPQARGAILGLTRDTGIAEIVAAGLQAVCYQTRDLQVCMSDDMAATTDTLRVDGGMVSNNWLIQFLADMLGVKVDRPTVLETTALGAAYLAGLRLGWYKDLDEIARLWRCERTFTPSMGEEERERLYRGWLDAVGRVKSASPTS
- a CDS encoding methionine ABC transporter permease; translation: MSNAMLELIFRATLDTLYMVGIAGLISALLGVPLGVLLYVTRPRQILAQPVLNRVLGMVTNIGRSVPFIILMVAIIPFTRMIVGTSIGTNAAIVPLTIAAIPFVARLVEGALNEISPGLIEAAQSMGATPYQIITKVLLPEAKGGIITGLTITAVTLVSYSAMAGAIGGGGLGDLGIRYGYNRFDPTVMLITVVILVVMVQGFQSLGDYLVRRADHK
- a CDS encoding methionine ABC transporter ATP-binding protein, which translates into the protein MIRLNNVTKTYGSGPSAVEALKDVNLHVPEGSIYGVIGLSGAGKSTLIRCVNLLERPTSGSVEVGGQELTALSGSALNQARHQIGMIFQHFNLLASRTVFANVALPLELMGVKKSDIRERVAPLLELVGLADKTDQYPAQLSGGQKQRVAIARALASRPKVLLCDEATSALDPQTTGSILELLQDINRRLGLTILLITHEMSVVKSICHRVGLISGGKLVEEAEVGDFFTAPSTRLGRDFINQFLQLEPPQALVARLQAQPGEHTHPVVRLAFSGDAVATPLISRLARECGVDVSILQAKVESIRERTLGLMIAELIGSAQKTRAAIDYLESHDLHVEVLGHVQRDA
- a CDS encoding riboflavin synthase subunit alpha, encoding MFTGIVQGTATLVSVIEKQDFRIHVVALDETLRQGLTIGASVAHNGVCLTVTAIEGAHVSFDLMRETLRLTNLGALQEGDCVNIERAARFGDEIGGHAMSGHVMAMAELVELEEAPNNRRLWFAIPDLVSRFLFDKGYVGVDGISLTIGEVRRETGATPRFCVNLIPETLSRTTLGQRVPGDLVNIEIDPQTQVIVETVERVLASRPISQ
- a CDS encoding DeoR/GlpR family transcriptional regulator, with product MNQQQRQDAIVELVKRQGYATIEQLTSDFDVTPQTIRRDLNNLAAEGLIRRVHGGAGLESSTVNTAYSTRKTLNLDAKRRIATMLASFIPNDASLFINIGTSNEIVAEALKEHRGLEIITNNLNVAAALQHKEDFTVIVAGGQVRSRDGGIIGEATIDFINQFKVDFGIIGISGIDEDGSLLEFDYQEVRVAQAIIRNSRQVYLAADHSKFHRNPVVRQGNISQLDALFTDRRPSDGICRLLESNDVALHIA
- a CDS encoding GAF domain-containing protein → MIDYSLLARQLVSLLDSRDALVNSAQTCAFIMQEIPDLNWAGFYLQREENVLMLGPFQGKPACNPIPFSKGVCGMAARTRQTQRIEDVHAVADHIACDAASRSELVVPIVVGERLWGVLDLDSPRQGRFMHEDQTGIEALVARFAAATDLEFWP